In Bacteroidales bacterium, the sequence CTATATTTACAACTTAATTTGTTTGGCTAAATTTTAGTCGGACAGCAATGATAATTTATATTTATTATATAAAAGTGCTTTTCAACTTTGTAAATAATAATTTAAAAAAAATTATCATTATGTCAAAACCACTCACAAAAGATGACTGGATAAAAATCGGTCAGAAAATGATGGAAGACCATGCAAAAGCAGTGAAAATCGCTAAAACCAGAAAATTCGACACTATTGCCACTCATGGTTTGTACAACATGGAAAAAGCTTTCAGCGGAAATTCAGGTTCTATTATGGAACCTATTTATCTTACCACTGCTGAAGCATATGTAGACAGCGCCCACATGGAAGCGGCGCTTGCTTATGAAATGCCAACATGGTGTTACTCCCGAATTGCAAACCCTTCTAACGGATTTCTAGAAGATACCATTGCACTGCTCGAATCGTACGATTCAGATATTGAAGCATCGTGCCTGGCTACATCAAGTGGTATGGCTGCAATAAGGACAGCTACGGATGCATTTTTAATTAAAGATGATAAATTACCAAAGCCAAATTTTGTAACCAGCGCAAAAGTTTATGACGGAACATTTCAGCAATTCTCGGTGCGCCGTTATAAAGAGCAGGGGATAGATGTAAGATGGATAAAAAATCCTTATGATTTGAATGAATGGAAATCGCAAATAGATGAAGGTACCCGCTTTGTGTATGGCGAATTCCCTTCTAATCCGGCTGTTGCCATTTTTGATATTGAAGAAGTAGTAAAGCTTGCACATAAATTTGGCGTTCCTATGATTGTTGATGCAACCTGTGCATCACCTGCATTGACAAGGCCTTTATTATACGGTGCCGATATTGTAATTCAATCGGGAACAAAAGTTATTTCAACAAACGGAACTTCAATTTGTGGAATGCTTACTTCTCGTAAAAACATTGTCAGTAAAGTTGGTTGTGATGAAATGAAAGCTGACTTTGCTGTATGGGCAAAGCTTTGGCCATACAGAGATAACGGTCCTTCAATAAGTCCTATCAATTCAATTTTAACTTTGAATGATTTACGTTCGTTGCGTATGCGTATTTCGCAGATGAGTGATACGGGAATGAAAGTAGCAACCTATCTTGAAAATCACCCGAAGATTGATAAAGTTTATTATCCCGGCTTGAAAAGTTATCCTGCACATGAAATAGCAAAAAAATATATGAAGCTTGCTGATACTAATGAAAACAAGTATTCATATATGATGGCAATGGAAATAAAAGAAAAAGCGCCAATGGATTCTGTTAATGCACGTAAGTTTTACGATGCATTACAAATGATCTGGAGGGCTACAGATTTAGGTCGTTGCAAAACCGTTGCCACACTGAATGCAATTTCAACACATCAGCAGCAGGGTGAAGAAGGAAGAAAACTTGCCGAGATAAAACCTTCTACTTGTCGCATAGCTGTTGGTATAGAAGATGCCGATGATATAATCAGGGATTTGGAACAGGCACTTGCAAAAATTTAAAACTCACCCCCGCAGTACCTTTCTCCACATTGGAGAGGGGGAAGCGAAGGGAGTAAGAAAAAAATAAAAAATAAAATATAAATCATTAATCAATTATAAATTAAAAAACATGAAACACAAAATTGCATTATTAGGATTTGGCACAGTTGGCCAGGGAATCAGTGAGATTCTTCTCAACAAAAAAAACTTTTTAAAAGAAAAATATAATTTCGAATTCGACATTGTTGCTGTTGGTGACTTTGTTTACGGAAATTGTTATAACCCCAATGGACTTGATATTCCTTTCATGCTTGAAGAAGCAAAGGCAAAGAAAAAATTTACAAAAGATGTTTCAAAATTGGATAATGTTGCTCTCATTAAAGAAAGCAATGCTACTGTTCTTTGCGAACTTACATTTACTGATTTAACTACCGGTGGACCTGCTATTGACCATGTACGTGCAGCTTTGGAATCAGGTAAGCATGTTGTAACAAGCAATAAAGGACCAGCCGCATTGAAATATGCAGAATTCAAAAAACTCGCTGATAGTAAAGGTGTGAAATTTTTTATTGAAGGAACTGTTTGCGCAGGAACTCCAATTATCAATTTAGCTGAAGGCCCTCTTGCTGGTTGTGAAATTTCTAAGATTCGCGGTATCCTGAACGGAACAACAAATTATATGTTGACCGAAATGGAAAAAGGTATGGATTACAATGCTGTTCTTAAAGTTGCTCAGGAACTGGGTTACGCAGAAGCCGATCCTACGGGCGATGTAGAAGGTTATGAAGCTCGCGGAAAAGTGACTATCCTTGCAAATATCGTAATGGGCGCACCATTAAAAATAAATGATGTTACCTGTAACGGCATCACTAAAATTTCTCCGGCTGATATGGAACAAGCCAAGAAAGAAGGTAAACGCTGGAAACTTATTGGTTGTGTTGAGAAGAAAGATGGAAAAGTTTACGGTTCAGTTGCTCCCGAAATGGTTCCATTATCACATCCTTTGGCAGGAGTTATGGGCGCTACAAATGCATTGACTTTTACAACAGACATGTTGGGTGATGTTACTATTGTTGGTCCTGGTGCAGGAAGAATGCAGACCGGTTTCTCAATATTGACT encodes:
- a CDS encoding homoserine dehydrogenase; this translates as MKHKIALLGFGTVGQGISEILLNKKNFLKEKYNFEFDIVAVGDFVYGNCYNPNGLDIPFMLEEAKAKKKFTKDVSKLDNVALIKESNATVLCELTFTDLTTGGPAIDHVRAALESGKHVVTSNKGPAALKYAEFKKLADSKGVKFFIEGTVCAGTPIINLAEGPLAGCEISKIRGILNGTTNYMLTEMEKGMDYNAVLKVAQELGYAEADPTGDVEGYEARGKVTILANIVMGAPLKINDVTCNGITKISPADMEQAKKEGKRWKLIGCVEKKDGKVYGSVAPEMVPLSHPLAGVMGATNALTFTTDMLGDVTIVGPGAGRMQTGFSILTDLLRIHKEVK
- a CDS encoding aminotransferase class V-fold PLP-dependent enzyme produces the protein MSKPLTKDDWIKIGQKMMEDHAKAVKIAKTRKFDTIATHGLYNMEKAFSGNSGSIMEPIYLTTAEAYVDSAHMEAALAYEMPTWCYSRIANPSNGFLEDTIALLESYDSDIEASCLATSSGMAAIRTATDAFLIKDDKLPKPNFVTSAKVYDGTFQQFSVRRYKEQGIDVRWIKNPYDLNEWKSQIDEGTRFVYGEFPSNPAVAIFDIEEVVKLAHKFGVPMIVDATCASPALTRPLLYGADIVIQSGTKVISTNGTSICGMLTSRKNIVSKVGCDEMKADFAVWAKLWPYRDNGPSISPINSILTLNDLRSLRMRISQMSDTGMKVATYLENHPKIDKVYYPGLKSYPAHEIAKKYMKLADTNENKYSYMMAMEIKEKAPMDSVNARKFYDALQMIWRATDLGRCKTVATLNAISTHQQQGEEGRKLAEIKPSTCRIAVGIEDADDIIRDLEQALAKI